From one Streptomyces sp. NBC_01478 genomic stretch:
- a CDS encoding FGGY family carbohydrate kinase: protein MTGPVLAVDQGTSGTKALVICPERGVIGTGFVSVGTRRLPGGLVEADPEELYESVIVAGRRALAEADEPVTALGLANQGETVLAWDPDTGMPLTDALVWQDRRAESVCAELVAHADELRLLTGLPLDPYFAAPKMAWIRRHLTRDGMVTTSDSWLVHRLTGTHVTDAATAGRTQLLALDTAAWSPRALDLYGLSGERLPGVVDCAGPIGTTTVFGTEIPLTGLVVDQQAALLAQRVTAPGGAKCTYGTGAFLLAHTGDTPRRGDSGLVSCVAWRLGGRTGYCLDGQVYTAASAVRWLTDLGVITGAADLDRVGGAVPDAGGVTFVPALAGLAAPWWRGDLRGSLTGLALDTTSGHLVRALCEGLAAQVVELAEAAATDLGTPLDVLRVDGGLTRSALLMQTQADLLQRPVEVSALPDATALGVGTLAQLGAEPGLTLADALPDWKPAAVYEPRITPDHAAERLAAFRTEVTALLDRAPV, encoded by the coding sequence ATGACGGGTCCGGTACTCGCCGTCGACCAGGGAACATCCGGCACGAAAGCCCTGGTGATCTGTCCCGAACGCGGCGTGATCGGCACCGGGTTCGTCTCGGTGGGGACCCGTCGGCTGCCGGGTGGCCTGGTCGAGGCCGACCCCGAGGAACTGTACGAGTCGGTGATCGTCGCCGGGCGCCGCGCGCTCGCCGAGGCCGACGAACCCGTGACGGCGCTGGGCCTCGCCAACCAGGGCGAGACGGTGCTCGCCTGGGACCCCGACACCGGAATGCCGCTCACCGACGCACTCGTCTGGCAGGACCGGCGTGCCGAGAGCGTCTGCGCCGAACTCGTCGCGCACGCCGACGAGTTGCGACTGCTGACCGGGCTGCCGCTCGACCCCTACTTCGCCGCACCCAAGATGGCCTGGATCCGCCGCCACCTCACCCGCGACGGCATGGTCACCACCAGCGACTCCTGGCTGGTCCACCGCCTCACCGGCACCCATGTCACCGACGCCGCGACCGCCGGCCGCACCCAACTCCTCGCCCTCGACACGGCCGCCTGGTCGCCCAGGGCCCTCGACCTGTACGGCCTGTCCGGCGAGCGCCTCCCGGGTGTCGTCGACTGCGCCGGACCCATCGGTACGACCACCGTGTTCGGCACGGAGATACCCCTCACCGGACTCGTCGTGGACCAGCAGGCGGCGCTGCTCGCCCAGCGCGTCACCGCGCCCGGCGGCGCCAAGTGCACCTACGGCACAGGGGCGTTCCTCCTCGCGCACACCGGCGACACACCCCGGCGCGGCGACTCGGGACTGGTGAGCTGCGTCGCGTGGCGGCTCGGCGGGCGGACCGGCTACTGCCTCGACGGGCAGGTGTACACCGCCGCGTCCGCCGTCCGCTGGCTCACCGATCTCGGCGTCATCACCGGCGCCGCCGACCTGGACCGGGTGGGCGGCGCGGTACCGGACGCGGGCGGTGTCACCTTCGTCCCGGCCCTCGCCGGGCTAGCCGCCCCCTGGTGGCGCGGCGACCTGCGCGGCTCGCTCACCGGACTCGCCCTCGACACCACCTCCGGACACCTGGTGCGCGCCCTGTGCGAGGGCCTCGCCGCGCAGGTCGTCGAACTCGCCGAAGCCGCCGCGACCGACCTCGGCACCCCGCTGGACGTGCTGCGCGTCGACGGCGGCCTGACCCGCTCGGCCCTGCTCATGCAGACCCAGGCCGACCTCCTGCAACGCCCCGTCGAGGTGTCCGCACTGCCCGACGCGACCGCCCTCGGCGTGGGCACCCTGGCCCAACTCGGCGCGGAACCGGGACTGACGCTCGCCGACGCCCTGCCCGACTGGAAACCCGCCGCCGTCTACGAACCGCGCATCACCCCCGACCACGCGGCCGAACGCCTCGCCGCCTTCCGCACCGAAGTCACCGCCCTGCTCGACCGGGCACCCGTATGA
- a CDS encoding mechanosensitive ion channel family protein yields MNRTPTLDDFMLAGIALASGLLAAFLLRVLLRWLGKHADRTRWSGDDVMVDALRTALPWSAVAGGAAAAGAVLPLTHTVQHQVNQSLKVLIILAVTVSAARVIAGLVRAVTNSRSGVAGSATIFVNITRILVLAIGFLVMLQTLGISIAPMLTALGVGGLAVALALQDTLANLFAGIHILASKTVQPGDYIKLSSGEEGYVEDINWRQTTVRALSNNLVVIPNGQLAKTNMTNFMRPEQELTILVQVGVGYDSDLEHVERVTMEVIGEVMTDITGAIPEHEPAIRFHTFGDSRIGFTVILGVGEFSDQFRIKHEFIKRLHKRYRDEGIRIPAPTRTVALQQGSIAIPQQRIPEDEPGEVPSTRLD; encoded by the coding sequence ATGAACCGCACGCCGACCCTGGACGACTTCATGCTCGCCGGAATCGCCCTGGCCTCGGGCCTGTTGGCGGCCTTCCTGCTGCGCGTGCTGCTGCGCTGGCTCGGCAAGCACGCCGACCGTACGCGCTGGAGCGGCGACGACGTGATGGTGGACGCCCTGCGGACCGCGCTGCCGTGGTCGGCGGTCGCCGGTGGCGCGGCGGCCGCGGGGGCGGTGCTGCCGTTGACGCACACGGTCCAGCACCAGGTCAACCAGAGCCTCAAGGTGCTGATCATCCTCGCCGTGACGGTGTCGGCGGCCCGGGTGATAGCGGGTCTGGTCCGGGCGGTCACCAACTCCCGCTCCGGGGTTGCCGGTTCGGCCACGATCTTCGTCAACATCACCCGGATACTGGTCCTGGCCATCGGCTTCCTGGTGATGCTCCAGACCCTGGGCATCTCGATAGCGCCGATGCTCACCGCCCTCGGCGTCGGCGGCCTCGCCGTGGCGCTCGCTCTTCAGGACACGCTCGCCAACCTGTTCGCGGGCATCCACATCCTCGCCTCGAAGACCGTCCAGCCCGGCGACTACATCAAGTTGAGCAGCGGCGAGGAGGGGTACGTCGAGGACATCAACTGGCGCCAGACGACCGTACGGGCGCTCTCCAACAACCTCGTCGTGATACCGAACGGCCAGCTCGCCAAGACGAACATGACCAACTTCATGCGTCCCGAGCAGGAGTTGACGATCCTGGTCCAGGTGGGCGTCGGCTACGACAGCGACCTGGAGCATGTCGAGCGGGTGACCATGGAGGTCATCGGCGAGGTCATGACCGACATCACCGGCGCGATCCCGGAGCACGAACCGGCGATCCGCTTCCACACCTTCGGCGACTCCCGGATCGGCTTCACGGTGATCCTGGGTGTCGGCGAGTTCAGCGACCAGTTCCGTATCAAGCACGAGTTCATCAAGCGCCTGCACAAGCGGTATCGGGACGAGGGCATCCGCATTCCGGCACCGACACGGACGGTGGCGCTCCAGCAGGGGTCCATCGCCATACCGCAGCAGCGGATCCCGGAGGACGAGCCGGGCGAAGTCCCCTCCACCCGGCTCGACTGA
- a CDS encoding helix-turn-helix domain-containing protein: MATAAGPTVRRRQLGSELRRLREHAGMRIEDVATHLECSMSKISRVETGQAPIKARDVRDLLQWYGVTDPVRIETVMQIHKDAQQQGWWTHYGEVLPSGMATYAGLEADARVLRSYEPTFVHGLLQTEEYARAVIAAVRPNEPSEVDQLVRFRKERQELLTREPDPLELWVVMEESVLQRPVGGKETMAAQLEHLIEATALPNVTIQVMPTAKGAHAALAGTFSLMEFEPRMPTVVYINSIAGNVYLERERDVRTFIQTFDLVRAAAPDPQDTPATLERIAREIHAP; the protein is encoded by the coding sequence ATGGCCACGGCCGCCGGCCCGACGGTACGGCGCCGCCAGCTCGGATCCGAGCTGCGGCGGCTGCGGGAACACGCGGGGATGCGGATCGAGGACGTGGCGACACACCTCGAGTGCTCCATGTCCAAGATCAGCCGGGTGGAGACCGGACAGGCCCCGATCAAGGCGCGGGACGTCCGGGATCTGCTGCAGTGGTACGGAGTGACCGATCCGGTGCGGATCGAGACGGTCATGCAGATCCACAAGGACGCGCAGCAGCAGGGCTGGTGGACCCACTACGGCGAGGTGCTGCCCTCGGGCATGGCCACCTACGCGGGGCTGGAGGCCGACGCCCGCGTGCTGCGCTCGTACGAGCCGACGTTCGTGCACGGTCTGCTGCAGACCGAGGAGTACGCGCGCGCCGTGATCGCGGCCGTCCGGCCCAACGAGCCTTCCGAAGTGGACCAGTTGGTGCGCTTCCGCAAGGAGCGCCAGGAGCTGCTGACCCGCGAACCGGACCCGCTGGAGCTGTGGGTGGTGATGGAGGAGAGCGTCCTGCAACGCCCCGTCGGCGGCAAGGAGACCATGGCCGCCCAACTGGAGCATCTGATCGAGGCGACGGCGCTGCCGAACGTGACGATCCAGGTCATGCCGACCGCCAAGGGCGCCCACGCGGCCCTCGCGGGGACGTTCTCCCTCATGGAGTTCGAACCCCGGATGCCCACGGTCGTCTACATCAACTCCATCGCAGGCAACGTGTACTTGGAGCGGGAGCGCGATGTGCGCACCTTCATCCAGACCTTCGACCTGGTGCGGGCCGCCGCTCCGGACCCGCAGGACACACCCGCGACGCTGGAGCGGATAGCAAGGGAGATACACGCACCATGA
- a CDS encoding FAD-dependent oxidoreductase: MTVTLNGPLPSGSYDVAVVGAGVVGCAIARELARRPRLRVALVEAQDDVGQGTSKANTAILHTGFDAVPGSLEARLVREGARRLAAYAGESGIAVEPVGALLVAWDEEQRAALPHLAEKAVRNEYRATRLIEPAELYEREPHLGPGALGALHVPGESIVCPWTTTLAYATQAVRHGVDLHLNSPVSDVNWHDGEHVLSTARGTLRTRRLVNAAGLHADTLDRHLGHRDFTVTPRRGQLIVFDKLARDLVHHILLPVPTARGKGVLVTPTVYGNLLLGPTAEDLDDKRATGSTAEGLALLRESGARILPALLDEEVTAVYAGLRAATEQDDYRITAHPEQAYVTVGGIRSTGLTASLAIASHVTALLADMGLDPGPARDLEPVRMPNLGETHPRPHRNARRVAADPEYGSLVCHCEGVSRGEIRDALASTVPPRNLDGLRRRTRARAGRCQGFYCGAAVRELFEGAGA, translated from the coding sequence ATGACGGTCACGCTCAACGGACCGCTGCCGTCGGGGAGTTACGACGTGGCGGTGGTCGGCGCGGGCGTGGTCGGCTGTGCGATCGCCCGCGAACTCGCCCGCCGGCCGCGCCTGCGCGTGGCCCTCGTCGAGGCACAGGACGACGTCGGCCAGGGCACCTCGAAGGCGAACACCGCGATCCTGCACACCGGCTTCGACGCCGTACCGGGCTCCCTCGAAGCCCGCCTCGTCCGCGAGGGGGCACGCCGACTCGCCGCCTACGCAGGTGAGTCGGGCATCGCCGTCGAGCCGGTCGGCGCGCTGCTCGTGGCCTGGGACGAGGAACAGCGCGCCGCACTCCCGCACTTGGCGGAGAAGGCCGTACGCAACGAATACCGTGCCACCCGCCTGATCGAGCCCGCCGAACTGTACGAACGGGAACCGCACCTCGGCCCGGGTGCGCTCGGCGCCCTGCACGTGCCCGGCGAGAGCATCGTCTGCCCCTGGACGACGACACTGGCGTACGCGACCCAGGCGGTCCGGCACGGAGTCGACCTGCACCTCAACTCGCCCGTCAGCGACGTCAATTGGCATGACGGCGAGCACGTCCTCAGCACCGCCCGGGGAACCCTCCGCACCCGCCGGCTCGTCAACGCGGCCGGACTGCACGCCGACACCCTCGACCGCCACCTGGGACACCGCGACTTCACCGTCACCCCGCGCCGGGGCCAGCTCATCGTCTTCGACAAGCTCGCCCGCGACCTGGTCCACCACATCCTCCTGCCCGTCCCCACGGCCCGCGGCAAAGGCGTCCTCGTCACCCCGACCGTCTACGGCAACCTGCTCCTCGGGCCCACCGCCGAGGACCTGGACGACAAGCGCGCGACCGGCTCGACCGCCGAAGGCCTGGCCCTGCTGCGGGAGTCGGGCGCACGTATCCTCCCCGCGCTCCTCGACGAGGAGGTCACCGCCGTCTACGCCGGTCTGCGCGCGGCCACCGAACAGGACGACTACCGCATCACCGCCCACCCCGAGCAGGCGTACGTCACGGTCGGCGGCATCCGCTCCACCGGCCTGACCGCGTCCCTCGCCATCGCCTCCCATGTCACCGCGCTGCTGGCCGACATGGGCCTCGATCCCGGCCCGGCGCGGGACCTGGAACCGGTCCGCATGCCGAACCTCGGCGAGACCCACCCGCGCCCCCACCGGAACGCCCGACGCGTCGCCGCCGACCCGGAGTACGGCTCCCTCGTCTGCCACTGCGAGGGCGTCTCGCGCGGTGAGATACGGGACGCGCTCGCCAGTACGGTGCCACCGCGCAACCTCGACGGACTGCGGCGCCGGACCCGGGCCCGGGCGGGCCGCTGCCAGGGGTTCTACTGCGGTGCGGCGGTACGGGAGTTGTTCGAAGGGGCCGGTGCGTGA
- a CDS encoding MBL fold metallo-hydrolase, producing MRITVLGGCGAWPSAGLACSGFLVEHEGFRLVVDLGYAALPRLLEHTAPHGVDAVLISHGHPDHCADLNPLLRARALDDDPPPALPVFAPPRALDAVLALDRPGMLDASYLLHEFTPGARFEIGPFEAATRLLPHWVPNAGIRLTAGGQHLAYTGDTGPCPDITDLARDADVLIAEATYAEEVPEHSAQYLSSARQAGQYAAQAQVGRLLLTHLWPGSDPHASVDAARRAYEGGITVADSGLVIDLHRDIQVHRHAEQDR from the coding sequence ATGCGGATCACTGTGCTGGGGGGCTGTGGTGCGTGGCCGTCGGCCGGTCTGGCGTGCAGTGGTTTCCTCGTGGAGCACGAGGGCTTTCGGCTCGTCGTCGACCTCGGATACGCCGCCCTGCCCCGGCTGTTGGAGCATACGGCTCCGCACGGCGTCGACGCGGTGCTGATCAGTCATGGGCACCCCGACCACTGTGCCGACCTGAACCCGCTGCTGCGGGCCAGGGCCCTGGACGACGACCCGCCGCCCGCACTGCCGGTCTTCGCCCCACCCCGGGCTCTCGATGCGGTCCTCGCCCTGGACCGGCCGGGAATGCTCGACGCCTCCTACCTGCTGCACGAGTTCACACCGGGCGCGCGGTTCGAGATCGGTCCGTTCGAGGCAGCCACGCGGCTGTTGCCGCACTGGGTGCCCAACGCGGGCATCCGGCTGACGGCCGGCGGGCAGCACCTGGCCTACACCGGTGACACCGGGCCGTGCCCCGACATCACGGACCTGGCGCGGGACGCCGATGTACTCATTGCCGAGGCCACCTATGCCGAGGAAGTGCCCGAGCACTCCGCGCAGTACCTCTCCAGCGCGCGGCAGGCCGGCCAGTACGCCGCTCAAGCGCAGGTGGGTCGCCTCTTGCTCACCCATCTATGGCCCGGATCGGACCCACATGCCTCCGTGGACGCTGCCCGCCGCGCATACGAAGGCGGCATCACGGTCGCTGACAGTGGTCTCGTCATCGACCTCCACCGAGACATCCAGGTCCATCGCCACGCCGAACAGGACCGGTGA
- a CDS encoding NADP-dependent isocitrate dehydrogenase: protein MTDSTIIYTHTDEAPALATYSFLPVVQAYASQAGVAVTTRDISLAGRIIAVFPEYLTEDQRIPDALHELGELAKTPEANIIKLPNISASVPQLKAAVAELQEQGYALPNYPDDPKTDEERDIQSRYDKIKGSAVNPVLREGNSDRRAPASVKKYAKTHPHRMGAWSSDSKTNVATMGENDFRSTEKSVTITEAGALRIELVAEDGTTTVLRESVPVLKDEVVDASVLHVAELREFLTAQIARAKAEGILFSVHLKATMMKVSDPIIFGHVVRVFFPKTFEQYGATLAAAGLSPNDGLGGILKGLAALPEGDAIKASFDAEIAEGPALAMVDSDKGITNLHVPSDVIVDASMPAMIRTSGHMWGPDGAEADTLAVLPDSSYSGVYQAVLDDCRANGAYDPSTMGSVPNVGLMAQKAEEYGSHDKTFEVPAAGTVRLVDQAGDVVLEQSVAKGDIFRACQTKDAPIKDWVKLAVTRARATGNPAVFWLDETRAHDAQLIKKIEAYLPEHDTEGLDIRVLAPVEATKLSVERIRRGEDTISVTGNVLRDYLTDLFPILELGTSAKMLSVVPLMAGGGLFETGAGGSAPKHVQQLVKENYLRWDSLGEFFALVPSLEQYATFTGNARAQVLADTLDRATATFLNEDKSPTRRVGGIDNRGSHFFLSLYWAQELAAQTDDADLAKAFAALAETLAGAQQQIVEELGAVQGSPADIGGYYQPDPAKAAKIMRPSTTWNEALASLS from the coding sequence GTGACTGACTCGACCATCATCTATACGCACACTGACGAGGCCCCGGCCCTGGCGACGTATTCCTTCCTGCCGGTGGTCCAGGCGTACGCCTCGCAGGCGGGTGTCGCCGTGACCACGCGGGACATCTCGCTGGCCGGGCGCATCATCGCCGTGTTCCCGGAGTACCTGACCGAGGACCAGCGGATCCCGGACGCCCTGCACGAGCTGGGCGAACTGGCGAAGACGCCCGAGGCCAACATCATCAAGCTGCCGAACATCTCGGCGTCCGTCCCCCAGCTCAAGGCCGCCGTGGCCGAGCTGCAGGAGCAGGGCTACGCGCTGCCGAACTACCCGGACGACCCGAAGACCGACGAGGAGCGGGACATCCAGTCCCGCTACGACAAGATCAAGGGCTCCGCGGTCAACCCGGTCCTGCGTGAGGGCAACTCCGACCGGCGCGCCCCCGCCTCGGTCAAGAAGTACGCCAAGACCCACCCGCACCGCATGGGTGCCTGGTCCTCCGACTCCAAGACCAACGTCGCCACCATGGGCGAGAACGACTTCCGCTCCACCGAGAAGTCCGTGACGATCACCGAGGCCGGTGCGCTGCGCATCGAGCTGGTCGCCGAGGACGGCACCACCACCGTGCTGCGCGAGTCCGTACCCGTCCTCAAGGACGAGGTCGTCGACGCCTCCGTGCTGCACGTGGCCGAGCTGCGTGAGTTCCTCACCGCGCAGATCGCCCGCGCCAAGGCCGAGGGCATCCTGTTCTCGGTGCACCTCAAGGCCACGATGATGAAGGTCTCCGACCCGATCATCTTCGGCCACGTGGTCCGCGTCTTCTTCCCGAAGACCTTCGAGCAGTACGGCGCGACGCTCGCCGCGGCCGGTCTCTCCCCGAACGACGGTCTCGGCGGCATCCTCAAGGGCCTGGCCGCGCTGCCCGAGGGCGACGCGATCAAGGCGTCCTTCGACGCGGAGATCGCCGAGGGCCCCGCGCTCGCGATGGTCGACTCCGACAAGGGCATCACCAACCTGCACGTGCCGTCGGACGTGATCGTCGACGCCTCGATGCCGGCCATGATCCGCACCTCCGGCCACATGTGGGGCCCGGACGGAGCGGAGGCGGACACCCTCGCGGTGCTCCCGGACTCCTCCTACTCCGGCGTCTACCAGGCCGTCCTCGACGACTGCCGCGCGAACGGCGCCTACGACCCGTCCACCATGGGCTCGGTGCCGAACGTCGGCCTGATGGCGCAGAAGGCCGAGGAGTACGGCTCCCACGACAAGACCTTCGAGGTCCCGGCGGCCGGTACGGTCCGCCTCGTCGACCAGGCCGGCGATGTCGTCCTGGAGCAGTCGGTCGCCAAGGGCGACATCTTCCGTGCCTGCCAGACCAAGGACGCCCCGATCAAGGACTGGGTGAAGCTGGCCGTCACGCGTGCGCGTGCCACCGGCAACCCGGCGGTGTTCTGGCTGGACGAGACCCGCGCGCACGACGCCCAGTTGATCAAGAAGATCGAGGCGTACCTGCCGGAGCACGACACCGAGGGCCTGGACATCCGCGTCCTCGCCCCGGTCGAGGCCACCAAGCTGTCGGTGGAGCGCATCCGCCGCGGCGAGGACACCATCTCGGTGACGGGCAACGTGCTGCGCGACTACCTGACCGACCTCTTCCCCATCCTGGAGCTGGGCACCAGCGCCAAGATGCTGTCGGTCGTCCCGCTGATGGCGGGCGGCGGCCTCTTCGAGACGGGCGCCGGCGGCTCCGCCCCGAAGCACGTGCAGCAGCTCGTCAAGGAGAACTACCTGCGCTGGGACTCGCTCGGTGAGTTCTTCGCGCTGGTCCCCTCCCTGGAGCAGTACGCGACGTTCACGGGCAACGCCCGCGCGCAGGTCCTCGCCGACACCCTCGACCGCGCCACGGCGACCTTCCTCAACGAGGACAAGTCCCCGACCCGGCGCGTCGGCGGCATCGACAACCGCGGCAGCCACTTCTTCCTGTCCCTGTACTGGGCGCAGGAGCTGGCCGCGCAGACCGACGACGCGGACCTCGCGAAGGCCTTCGCCGCGCTCGCCGAGACCCTCGCGGGCGCCCAGCAGCAGATCGTCGAGGAACTCGGCGCGGTGCAGGGCAGCCCGGCCGACATCGGCGGCTACTACCAGCCCGACCCGGCCAAGGCCGCGAAGATCATGCGCCCGTCGACGACGTGGAACGAGGCGCTGGCTTCCCTGAGCTGA
- a CDS encoding M1 family metallopeptidase: protein MRNRTRVTAPVAALIGTATALTVGSPAFAAGRGNADEANGDGTTGRGYGGEGAETLGDPVYPSLGNDGYRVRSYDLDLAYDATTKLVDGTVTIELRTTESLTRFSLDALGLDIHEVRVQGRRADFEQAGEKLRITPARTLPAKARVTVCVEYSADPGRAAAPTGGWVVTPDGFAVCGQPNLAHTVFPCNDHPSDKADFTFRITVPDGLRGVANGQLVRTERLDGDRTAFGYRSRSPMATELVQITVGDYVIKDRRGPHGLRLRDVVPTARAAALEPALALTPGQVDWLEQRLGAYPFETYGLLPCNSDAPNAFDFTGLETQTLTLYKPNFLLQEESKIGSHMMHELVHSWFGNSVSPATWADLWLNEGHADFYGLLYRYERGWADSLGLTTMEARMKNTYARGDQWRHDSGPVAAPNAVNLFDSQRYLGGVLVLYALREFIGEDTFHAVERAFLARYRDSAATTEDYIAVASKVSRQDLSGFLRDWLYGTATPRMPGHPDWTVTPVNPSLTAPHSRTDGHYRDNSATL from the coding sequence ATGAGAAATCGCACCAGAGTGACGGCCCCGGTGGCCGCCCTGATCGGTACGGCCACAGCACTGACCGTGGGTTCCCCGGCCTTCGCGGCCGGACGGGGGAACGCTGACGAGGCGAACGGAGATGGGACGACCGGACGGGGATACGGCGGCGAGGGCGCCGAGACCCTCGGCGACCCGGTGTACCCGAGCCTCGGCAACGACGGCTACCGCGTCCGCTCCTACGACCTCGACCTCGCCTACGACGCGACGACGAAACTCGTCGACGGCACGGTCACGATAGAACTGCGCACCACCGAGTCCCTGACCCGGTTCTCCCTGGACGCCCTCGGCCTCGACATCCACGAGGTCCGCGTCCAGGGCCGTAGGGCCGACTTCGAGCAGGCCGGCGAGAAACTGCGGATCACGCCCGCCAGGACGCTCCCGGCGAAGGCCCGGGTCACCGTCTGCGTGGAGTACTCCGCCGACCCGGGCCGCGCCGCCGCGCCCACCGGCGGCTGGGTCGTCACTCCCGACGGTTTCGCGGTGTGCGGCCAGCCGAACCTGGCGCACACCGTCTTCCCCTGCAACGACCACCCCAGCGACAAGGCCGACTTCACGTTCCGGATCACCGTCCCGGACGGGCTGCGCGGGGTCGCGAACGGTCAACTGGTGCGCACCGAGCGGCTGGACGGCGACCGGACCGCGTTCGGCTACCGCTCCCGCTCACCCATGGCGACCGAGCTGGTGCAGATCACGGTCGGCGACTACGTGATCAAGGACCGGCGGGGCCCGCACGGCCTGCGGCTGCGGGACGTGGTGCCGACCGCGCGCGCCGCCGCCCTGGAACCGGCGCTCGCGCTGACGCCGGGCCAAGTCGACTGGCTCGAACAGCGCCTGGGGGCCTACCCGTTCGAGACGTACGGACTGCTGCCCTGCAACTCCGACGCCCCGAATGCCTTCGACTTCACGGGACTCGAGACCCAGACCCTCACGCTGTACAAGCCGAACTTCCTGCTCCAGGAGGAGAGCAAGATCGGCTCGCACATGATGCACGAGCTGGTCCACTCCTGGTTCGGCAACAGCGTCAGCCCCGCCACCTGGGCCGACCTGTGGCTGAACGAGGGCCACGCCGACTTCTACGGGCTGCTCTACCGCTACGAGCGCGGCTGGGCCGACTCCCTCGGTCTGACCACGATGGAAGCCCGCATGAAGAACACCTACGCGCGCGGCGACCAGTGGCGCCACGACTCCGGCCCGGTCGCCGCCCCGAACGCGGTCAACCTCTTCGACAGCCAGCGCTACTTGGGCGGCGTCCTCGTCCTGTACGCCCTGCGGGAGTTCATCGGCGAGGACACCTTCCACGCCGTGGAGCGCGCCTTCCTCGCCCGGTACCGCGACTCCGCGGCGACGACGGAGGACTACATCGCCGTCGCCTCGAAGGTCTCCCGCCAGGACCTGTCCGGCTTCCTGCGGGACTGGCTCTACGGTACGGCGACGCCGCGCATGCCCGGTCATCCGGACTGGACGGTGACGCCGGTGAACCCGTCCCTCACCGCCCCGCACAGCCGGACCGACGGGCACTACCGCGACAACTCGGCGACTCTCTAA
- a CDS encoding N-formylglutamate amidohydrolase produces MSHPSAPPSPSFELLPGAADSPVILHVPHSAREIPADVRADLLLDDPALERELDHITDSHTARIADEAARACALTPWRFVNRLSRLVVDPERFPDEREEMLSVGMGAVYTRTTHHADLRPADHDPGPLVERYFRPYARAMTEAVADRLATTGRAVLIDLHSYPTAALPYELHGTDPRPAVCLGTDTVHTPPALLSAARKAFAECGETGLDSPFRGVYVPLEFYGEEPAVGALMVEIRRDTYMTEPGGLPDGPGVARLAAALAALVTAVSD; encoded by the coding sequence GTGTCCCATCCCTCCGCGCCGCCCTCGCCGTCCTTCGAGCTGCTGCCCGGCGCCGCAGACTCGCCCGTGATCCTTCATGTGCCGCACTCCGCGCGGGAGATACCGGCCGACGTCCGCGCGGACCTCCTGCTGGACGACCCGGCGCTGGAGCGCGAGCTGGACCACATCACCGACAGTCACACGGCCCGGATCGCCGATGAGGCGGCACGCGCGTGTGCCCTCACCCCGTGGCGGTTCGTGAACCGACTGTCGCGTCTGGTCGTCGATCCGGAACGCTTCCCGGACGAGCGGGAGGAGATGCTCTCCGTGGGCATGGGCGCGGTCTACACCCGCACCACGCACCACGCCGACCTACGGCCCGCCGACCACGACCCCGGTCCGCTGGTCGAGCGCTACTTCCGGCCGTACGCCCGCGCGATGACGGAGGCCGTCGCCGACCGCCTGGCCACGACCGGCCGGGCCGTCCTCATCGACCTGCACTCCTACCCCACCGCCGCGCTCCCCTACGAACTCCACGGCACCGACCCCCGGCCGGCCGTCTGCCTGGGCACCGACACCGTCCACACCCCGCCCGCACTGCTGTCGGCGGCACGGAAGGCGTTCGCGGAGTGCGGGGAGACCGGGCTCGACAGCCCGTTCCGGGGGGTCTACGTCCCGCTGGAGTTCTACGGCGAGGAGCCGGCCGTCGGCGCCCTGATGGTGGAGATCCGCCGGGACACGTACATGACGGAGCCCGGCGGCCTGCCCGACGGCCCCGGCGTCGCCCGGCTCGCCGCCGCGCTGGCGGCGCTCGTGACCGCCGTGAGCGACTGA
- a CDS encoding DUF397 domain-containing protein, which translates to MSTPHGRRIPQAVLDSSDWRRSSRSSGNGACVEVAAVGAVVAVRDSKRTGGPALVFAPREWRRFLDTAAGGDPVHRS; encoded by the coding sequence ATGAGCACACCCCACGGACGACGGATACCGCAGGCCGTCCTCGACTCCTCCGACTGGCGCAGGAGCAGCCGCAGTTCGGGCAACGGCGCGTGTGTCGAGGTCGCCGCCGTCGGCGCTGTCGTCGCCGTCCGGGACTCCAAGCGCACCGGCGGCCCCGCCCTCGTCTTCGCGCCGCGGGAGTGGCGCAGGTTCCTCGACACGGCGGCGGGCGGGGATCCCGTCCACCGCTCCTGA